From a region of the Helianthus annuus cultivar XRQ/B chromosome 5, HanXRQr2.0-SUNRISE, whole genome shotgun sequence genome:
- the LOC110873374 gene encoding transcription termination factor MTERF15, mitochondrial yields the protein MAFRIIITKALFFPKSIPFQNPNFSSTTCNNSHPISTLLQQYGFPIHNLHNFLKSNQFLLNSNVTDIETSLKILSLFNSSTNFITSTVSNCPRVLDLNFLKKWELGISKLGVLDNMTMIQKVLEVSRKFDLYPDDVLQCIECLKGFRFSSVTITRVLEEFPMVITMSEEQIWGKVEFLLGIGIHRSKIDSVIRMYPGVLGFGVENKLKPLIGEFSEMGFEPKEIRDEIVRNPKILRSEVGELSKCLRMLNSLKCRVPVKEKIFSDGAFRASYNVKLRIDCLHKHGLSYRDAFSVLWREPRVVLYDLDEIDKKIEFLINVMKFDVYCLVDVPEYLGVHFEKQIVPRYNVIEYLRSKGGIGDEVGLRSLVKFSRLRFYNLYVKPYPECEKIYGRFVDVKVRHGHPEGLWKLFKPPKYSDSKEDLKNIRSFMEQLH from the coding sequence tcttCAACAACATGCAACAATTCACACCCCATTTCAACTCTTCTCCAACAGTACGGTTTCCCCATTCATAACCTCCACAACTTCCTCAAATCAAACCAATTCTTACTCAATTCCAACGTCACAGACATCGAAACATCACTAAAAATCCTATCTTTATTCAATTCTTCCACCAATTTCATCACCTCCACTGTTTCCAACTGCCCTAGGGTTCTAGACCTCAATTTTCTCAAAAAATGGGAACTGGGTATTTCAAAATTAGGGGTTTTAGACAACATGACCATGATCCAGAAGGTCCTAGAAGTTTCTAGAAAGTTTGATTTATACCCAGATGATGTTTTGCAGTGTATTGAGTGTTTAAAGGGTTTTAGGTTTAGCTCAGTTACTATAACTAGGGTTTTAGAGGAGTTTCCTATGGTTATTACTATGAGTGAAGAACAAATTTGGGGGAAAGTTGAGTTCTTGTTAGGAATTGGGATTCATAGGAGTAAGATAGACTCGGTGATCCGAATGTATCCCGGGGTTTTGGGATTCGGCGTGGAGAATAAGTTGAAGCCGTTGATCGGCGAGTTTAGTGAAATGGGGTTTGAACCTAAGGAAATTAGAGATGAGATTGTTAGAAACCCGAAAATTCTTCGGTCGGAAGTGGGAGAGTTGTCGAAGTGTTTGCGAATGTTAAATAGTTTGAAATGTAGGGTTCCGGTTAAAGAAAAGATTTTTAGTGATGGGGCGTTTAGGGCTTCGTATAATGTTAAGTTAAGAATCGATTGCTTGCATAAACACGGGTTGTCGTATAGAGATGCGTTTAGCGTGTTGTGGAGAGAACCGCGGGTGGTGTTGTATGATTTGGATGAGATTGATAAAAAGATCGAGTTTTTGATAAACGTGATGAAGTTTGACGTTTATTGTTTGGTTGACGTTCCGGAGTATTTAGGGGTGCATTTTGAGAAACAGATAGTTCCTCGTTATAACGTGATTGAGTATTTGAGATCGAAAGGCGGGATAGGTGATGAGGTGGGGTTGAGGTCTTTGGTTAAGTTTAGTAGGTTGAGGTTTTATAATCTTTACGTGAAACCGTATCCGGAATGCGAGAAGATATATGGGAGGTTTGTGGATGTTAAGGTTAGACACGGGCATCCGGAAGGGTTGTGGAAGCTTTTTAAGCCGCCAAAGTATTCGGATTCTAAAGAAGATTTGAAGAACATTAGGTCCTTTATGGAACAACTTCATTAA